The following are encoded together in the Humulus lupulus chromosome 5, drHumLupu1.1, whole genome shotgun sequence genome:
- the LOC133777870 gene encoding uncharacterized protein LOC133777870 isoform X2, whose product MDSLSVVSPSLVLPPNNPLCPRPRQMGFYISCRLQNQSRRSCSFFGTCLSSPMKLSRRSWRRTSSKSDGGGTTNEDKDDNGTEEVERALHLDGTIPGTSDEFVKQVSSRATMDGISRLQGFSYSTKFENSY is encoded by the exons ATGGATTCGCTCTCTGTAGTCTCGCCCTCTTTAGTTCTACCCCCAAATAATCCCCTTTGTCCTCGACCTCGCCAAATGGGTTTCTATATTTCTTGTCGTTTACAGAATCAAAGTCGTCGTTCTTGTTCTTTCTTCGGTACGTGCCTGAGCTCACCCATGAAGCTTTCTAGGAGATCATGGAGGCGAACTTCTAGCAAATCAGACGGTGGTGGAACCACTAATGAGGACAAAGATGATAATGGGACGGAGGAGGTGGAGAGAGCGCTTCACCTCGATGGAACAATTCCTGGGACTTCAGACGAGTTCGTGAAGCAGGTCTCATCACGTGCTACGATG GATGGAATCTCTCGCCTTCAGGGGTTTTCATATTCGACCAAGTTT
- the LOC133777870 gene encoding uncharacterized protein LOC133777870 isoform X3, translated as MDSLSVVSPSLVLPPNNPLCPRPRQMGFYISCRLQNQSRRSCSFFGTCLSSPMKLSRRSWRRTSSKSDGGGTTNEDKDDNGTEEVERALHLDGTIPGTSDEFVKQVSSRATMENSY; from the coding sequence ATGGATTCGCTCTCTGTAGTCTCGCCCTCTTTAGTTCTACCCCCAAATAATCCCCTTTGTCCTCGACCTCGCCAAATGGGTTTCTATATTTCTTGTCGTTTACAGAATCAAAGTCGTCGTTCTTGTTCTTTCTTCGGTACGTGCCTGAGCTCACCCATGAAGCTTTCTAGGAGATCATGGAGGCGAACTTCTAGCAAATCAGACGGTGGTGGAACCACTAATGAGGACAAAGATGATAATGGGACGGAGGAGGTGGAGAGAGCGCTTCACCTCGATGGAACAATTCCTGGGACTTCAGACGAGTTCGTGAAGCAGGTCTCATCACGTGCTACGATG